The Paenibacillus sp. RC334 nucleotide sequence CAGGACAGTGAAGAAGCTGGGGAGGCTGTGTCAGGCGGATCACTCAAAGGAATTCTGCAAAATCCCGAAACCGTGGATAAAGACAAATCAGGATCTATTGGATACCTTGAGGCAGCGGTGCTGGGGGTTGCACTTGCCGCTAATGCCGTTACCAATGGGATCGGTGCAGGTCTGATAGGACTGTCACCGCTCGCGATCTCTCTGACTGCGGCAATTGGCAGTTATATCACGGTCTGGCTAGGTCTGATCCTGGGACAAAAATTGTCGGCGATTCGCATCGGTTCTTTCACATTAGGTCAGTTCAGCACGGTCTTAAGCGGAGTTATCATTATTTTGATTGCTTGCAATTCTTTCTTTGGGTAAGTAAGCGCACCGCTAATTCAAAGCATCCTTCCACTGTTGCAGTGGAGAGATGGCTTTTTCTTTGTGCGTTGTTCAGGTCCGGAAGGCAAGAGGCAAATTTCTGAGCTGGC carries:
- the ytaF gene encoding sporulation membrane protein YtaF, coding for MVAWLLIFGFAISSSLDNLGVGISYGIRGIRINYLSNLIIAVICFILSMTGIISGQWLAKVLPGIFPVLIGALLLFIVGARIILLAVPRKKQESSQDSEEAGEAVSGGSLKGILQNPETVDKDKSGSIGYLEAAVLGVALAANAVTNGIGAGLIGLSPLAISLTAAIGSYITVWLGLILGQKLSAIRIGSFTLGQFSTVLSGVIIILIACNSFFG